A single window of Paracoccus albus DNA harbors:
- a CDS encoding SulP family inorganic anion transporter, translated as MISPEIYRRQWFGNVRADLLAGLVVALALIPEAIAFSIIAGVDPKVGLYASFSIAVLIAFVGGRPGMISAATAATAVLMVTLVRDYGLQYLLAATVLAGLIQIGAGLLKLGFVMRYVSKSVMTGFVNALAILIFMAQLPELDPANVGWLTYVLVAAGLAIIYLFPLITKAVPSPLITIVILTTLTLIFGWDVRTVGDMGALPDALPVFLIPDIPLTFETLMIILPYSVAVAVVGLLESLMTQNIVDDLTDTRSDRDQECVGQGIANTATAFIGGMAGCAMIGQSIINVKSGGRGRLSTFTAGFVLLILVVFLGDWVARIPMPALVAIMIMVSVGTFSWSSIKNLKTHPRSSSIVMIATVVTVVYTHNLAIGVLVGVLLSGIFFAAKIAQLFSVSSTISSDGRARTYIVEGQLFYGSVEDFMNAFDFKEALDRVVIDVSRAHIWDISSVQALDTAVMKFRRDGAEVEIVGMNAASETIVDKLAIHDKPGAMDKLVAH; from the coding sequence ATGATCTCACCCGAAATCTATCGCAGGCAATGGTTTGGCAATGTGCGAGCCGATCTGCTTGCCGGTCTTGTCGTGGCGCTTGCCCTTATCCCAGAGGCGATTGCCTTCTCGATTATAGCGGGTGTCGACCCGAAGGTCGGGCTCTATGCAAGCTTTTCCATCGCGGTTCTGATCGCGTTTGTCGGTGGACGGCCCGGCATGATCTCTGCCGCAACTGCGGCCACAGCGGTGCTGATGGTGACCCTCGTGCGCGATTACGGTCTGCAATACCTGCTGGCAGCAACCGTGCTTGCCGGTCTGATACAGATCGGCGCGGGGCTGCTGAAGCTTGGCTTTGTCATGCGCTACGTTTCGAAATCAGTGATGACCGGCTTTGTGAACGCGCTTGCCATTCTGATCTTCATGGCGCAGTTGCCAGAGCTTGACCCGGCCAATGTCGGTTGGCTGACCTACGTGCTTGTCGCCGCAGGGCTTGCGATCATCTATCTGTTTCCGCTGATAACCAAGGCAGTCCCGTCGCCACTCATCACCATCGTCATACTGACGACACTGACGCTGATCTTCGGCTGGGATGTGCGCACCGTTGGCGACATGGGCGCCCTGCCCGATGCTCTGCCGGTGTTTCTGATCCCCGACATCCCGCTGACATTTGAAACCCTGATGATCATTCTGCCCTACTCCGTGGCCGTGGCTGTCGTCGGGCTTCTGGAAAGCCTTATGACGCAGAATATCGTGGACGATCTGACAGACACCCGGTCCGACCGCGATCAGGAATGCGTCGGTCAGGGTATCGCCAATACCGCCACGGCTTTCATTGGCGGCATGGCAGGCTGCGCCATGATCGGGCAGTCGATCATCAATGTGAAATCGGGTGGCCGCGGTCGCCTGTCCACCTTCACCGCGGGCTTCGTGCTGCTGATCCTTGTGGTTTTCCTTGGCGATTGGGTTGCGCGCATTCCGATGCCCGCCCTTGTCGCGATCATGATCATGGTATCGGTCGGAACTTTTTCGTGGTCGTCGATCAAGAACCTGAAAACCCATCCCCGTTCATCCTCCATCGTCATGATCGCGACGGTGGTGACCGTGGTCTACACCCATAACCTCGCCATCGGCGTGCTGGTTGGCGTGCTGCTCTCGGGCATTTTCTTCGCCGCGAAAATCGCGCAGCTGTTCAGCGTAAGCTCTACCATTTCCAGTGATGGGCGCGCGCGCACGTACATTGTCGAGGGACAGCTTTTCTATGGCTCGGTCGAGGATTTCATGAACGCCTTTGACTTCAAAGAGGCGTTGGACCGGGTCGTCATTGATGTCAGCCGTGCGCATATCTGGGACATTTCTTCGGTTCAGGCGCTCGACACGGCAGTCATGAAGTTTCGCCGGGACGGTGCCGAGGTCGAAATTGTCGGCATGAACGCAGCCTCGGAAACCATTGTCGACAAGCTTGCAATCCATGACAAGCCGGGCGCGATGGATAAGCTTGTGGCGCATTAA
- the arsJ gene encoding organoarsenical effux MFS transporter ArsJ, producing MNNTAAAPNPLRAYAAVTAAYWAFMLSDGALRMLVLLHFNSLGFSPVQLAWLFLLYEVAGIVTNLAAGWLAARFGLAATLYSGLALQIGALIALSQLDPTWSIAASVTFVMAVQGVSGVAKDLAKMSSKSAVKLLAPSEDGGLFRWVAALTGSKNAIKGLGFFLGAALLALAGFHAAVLGMAAILAAILTAVILFLPAGLPGRMKSAEKWSGWRSRDVRVNRLSLARMFLFGARDVWFVVGIPIYFHSVLSDGSAEGRREAFFLVGGFMALWIIAYGAVQAFAPRILGGSSQPEQAVVGKAILWAAMLVPIPFALAVAALIADGPAPWLTALLIVGLLLFGFVFAVNSSVHSYLILAFGSAARITRDVGFYYMANAAGRLVGTLLSGLSYQIGGLPLCLATAGAMALASWLAIRKLRDEAA from the coding sequence GTGAACAATACCGCTGCTGCCCCGAACCCCTTGCGCGCCTATGCGGCGGTGACTGCCGCCTATTGGGCCTTCATGCTGTCCGATGGCGCATTGCGGATGCTTGTACTGCTGCATTTCAACAGCCTTGGATTTTCGCCCGTTCAGCTGGCGTGGTTGTTCCTGCTGTATGAAGTCGCAGGAATTGTGACCAACCTTGCCGCTGGTTGGCTGGCCGCCCGCTTCGGCCTGGCTGCGACATTGTATAGCGGCCTTGCACTTCAGATCGGGGCGCTTATCGCGCTGTCGCAGCTTGACCCTACATGGTCGATCGCTGCCTCTGTCACCTTCGTCATGGCGGTTCAGGGTGTCTCTGGCGTGGCCAAGGATCTTGCCAAGATGTCCTCGAAATCGGCGGTCAAGCTTCTGGCGCCTTCTGAAGATGGCGGGCTGTTTCGCTGGGTTGCAGCGCTGACCGGGTCAAAGAACGCCATCAAGGGGCTGGGTTTTTTCCTTGGCGCAGCGCTGCTGGCGCTTGCCGGCTTTCACGCCGCCGTTCTGGGTATGGCAGCGATATTGGCGGCGATCCTGACGGCGGTCATCCTGTTTCTGCCTGCGGGGCTTCCCGGCCGCATGAAGTCGGCGGAAAAATGGTCGGGATGGCGGTCGCGCGATGTCCGAGTAAACCGACTGAGCCTTGCGCGCATGTTCCTTTTCGGCGCAAGGGACGTCTGGTTCGTCGTCGGCATTCCGATCTATTTTCACTCCGTCCTGTCCGATGGCTCGGCAGAGGGGCGGCGCGAGGCGTTCTTTCTTGTCGGCGGCTTCATGGCGCTGTGGATCATCGCCTATGGCGCGGTTCAGGCTTTCGCACCGCGAATTCTGGGCGGCAGCAGCCAGCCTGAACAGGCCGTTGTCGGGAAGGCAATCCTATGGGCGGCCATGCTCGTCCCGATACCATTTGCCCTTGCCGTCGCAGCACTTATCGCGGACGGTCCCGCCCCGTGGCTGACCGCATTGCTGATCGTCGGGCTGCTACTGTTCGGCTTTGTGTTCGCGGTAAACTCTTCCGTTCACTCCTACCTCATCCTCGCATTCGGTTCGGCTGCGCGGATCACCCGCGATGTCGGCTTCTACTACATGGCGAACGCAGCGGGCCGTCTGGTTGGAACGCTGCTATCGGGCCTCAGCTATCAGATCGGGGGGCTGCCGCTGTGTCTTGCAACGGCGGGCGCGATGGCTCTTGCAAGCTGGTTGGCGATCCGAAAACTGCGCGATGAAGCAGCTTGA
- the arsB gene encoding ACR3 family arsenite efflux transporter, which yields MSIFERWLTLWVAICILVGLVLGNIWPSLFGALARLEFASVNLVVAVLIWAMVYPMMIAIDFGSLKDVGKRPKGLVITLIVNWLIKPFSMAALGILFFNHVFAALIDPAKAPEYIAGLILLGAAPCTAMVFVWSQLTKGDANYTLVQVSVNDLIMVLAYAPIVALLLGVTDISVPWQTLILSVLLYIVIPLIAGALTRRRLLADGGPDAVASFTQRIKPASILGLLLTVVLLFGFQGQVILAQPLLIVMIAVPILIQSYGIFALAYAWAWAWRVPHKIAAPCALIGTSNFFELAVAVAIGMFGLNSGAALATVVGVLVEVPVMLSLVAFANRTREKFPA from the coding sequence GTGAGCATATTCGAGCGGTGGCTGACGCTGTGGGTCGCGATTTGCATCCTTGTGGGTTTGGTGCTGGGTAACATCTGGCCCAGCCTGTTCGGCGCGTTGGCCCGACTTGAGTTCGCCTCGGTCAATCTTGTCGTCGCGGTCCTCATCTGGGCAATGGTCTATCCGATGATGATCGCCATCGACTTCGGGTCGCTGAAGGATGTGGGAAAACGACCGAAGGGGCTCGTCATCACGCTGATCGTAAACTGGCTGATCAAACCGTTCAGCATGGCAGCTCTCGGCATCTTGTTTTTCAACCATGTATTCGCTGCCTTGATAGACCCCGCGAAAGCGCCCGAATATATCGCCGGTCTGATCCTGCTGGGGGCAGCACCCTGCACCGCGATGGTGTTCGTCTGGTCGCAACTGACCAAGGGCGATGCCAACTACACGCTGGTACAGGTCTCGGTAAACGATCTGATAATGGTGCTGGCCTATGCCCCTATCGTGGCGCTGCTTCTTGGTGTCACCGATATCTCCGTGCCCTGGCAAACGCTGATCCTCTCGGTCTTGCTGTATATCGTCATTCCCCTGATCGCGGGCGCATTGACGCGTCGCCGATTGCTGGCAGACGGGGGGCCCGATGCAGTCGCCAGCTTTACCCAACGCATTAAGCCTGCATCGATTCTCGGGCTATTGCTGACGGTTGTTCTGCTTTTCGGCTTTCAGGGGCAGGTGATCCTTGCGCAGCCTCTGCTCATCGTCATGATTGCCGTTCCGATCCTGATCCAGTCCTACGGTATCTTCGCCTTGGCATATGCTTGGGCATGGGCGTGGCGCGTGCCCCACAAGATTGCCGCGCCATGCGCGCTTATCGGCACATCCAACTTCTTCGAGCTGGCAGTTGCCGTTGCGATCGGCATGTTTGGCCTCAACTCCGGCGCGGCACTTGCGACGGTCGTGGGCGTTCTGGTTGAGGTGCCGGTCATGCTGTCCCTCGTCGCTTTCGCAAATCGCACCAGAGAGAAATTTCCGGCCTGA
- the hisG gene encoding ATP phosphoribosyltransferase, which yields MLKLAVPSKGRLMDDTFRWFGERGITLSRSGSDREYAGRVEGADLTLALLSASEIPRELASGRIDLGVTGSDLVREKLAGWRSDVYEVATLGFGHADLVLAVPACWRDCENLDDFAAITRQFRGTHGFRLRIATKYHRLVRAFLSENEVADYQLVDSQGATEGTVANLTAEAIADITSSGETLRANHLKILPDAMIHSSQATLFAAAKADSEQVRKLAAQLSL from the coding sequence ATGCTGAAGCTTGCTGTCCCCTCCAAGGGTCGCCTGATGGATGATACGTTTCGCTGGTTCGGCGAACGCGGCATCACCTTGTCACGCAGCGGATCGGATCGCGAATATGCCGGTCGCGTCGAGGGCGCGGATCTGACTTTGGCGCTGCTGTCGGCAAGCGAAATTCCCCGCGAACTCGCCTCCGGACGCATAGATCTGGGGGTAACGGGCTCTGATCTCGTGCGCGAAAAACTCGCCGGCTGGCGCTCCGATGTGTATGAGGTCGCAACCCTTGGCTTTGGACATGCCGATCTTGTCCTCGCCGTTCCTGCCTGCTGGCGGGATTGCGAAAACCTCGATGATTTCGCCGCAATCACCCGGCAATTCCGCGGGACACATGGCTTCCGGCTGCGCATCGCGACCAAGTACCACCGCCTCGTGCGCGCCTTCCTGTCGGAAAACGAAGTGGCGGATTACCAGCTTGTCGACAGTCAGGGCGCCACCGAAGGGACCGTCGCGAACCTCACCGCGGAAGCAATCGCCGATATTACCAGCAGCGGGGAAACCCTGCGCGCCAACCACCTGAAGATATTGCCTGACGCGATGATCCACTCCAGCCAGGCAACGCTGTTTGCTGCCGCAAAGGCCGACAGCGAACAGGTGCGCAAACTGGCCGCGCAACTGTCACTCTAA
- a CDS encoding metalloregulator ArsR/SmtB family transcription factor has translation MENEKASLAFSTLGHPGRLSVFRLLMRFTPKGARPTEIAQALGLKPNTLSHHLSDLTSAGLVRATRQGRSLLYAVNLDTTEGLIGYLAIDVGRARPDLLASLSATSKENPKMENKIWNVLFICSGNSARSLFAEALLRDLGKGKFNAFSAGTHPSTGPNPFALEVLKRNGHDTTELRSKDVKEYQQSDAPVMDFVFTVCDTSAAEECPPWPGQPITGHWGLPDPVKAQGTDAEKALTFAQTYGALRHRISTFVELPIASLDRLSLQSRVDEIGTEADEKA, from the coding sequence ATGGAAAACGAAAAAGCCTCTCTCGCCTTCTCAACACTTGGCCACCCCGGTCGGCTGTCGGTATTTCGGTTGCTCATGCGCTTCACCCCGAAAGGGGCGCGACCGACCGAGATTGCTCAGGCTCTGGGGTTGAAGCCCAACACCCTGTCGCATCACCTGTCTGACCTGACCTCCGCCGGTCTGGTCAGAGCCACGCGGCAGGGCCGCTCGCTGCTTTACGCGGTAAATCTGGACACGACCGAAGGCCTCATTGGCTATCTGGCAATTGATGTCGGGCGGGCCCGACCGGACCTGCTGGCATCGCTTTCCGCGACATCGAAGGAGAACCCGAAAATGGAAAACAAAATCTGGAACGTCCTGTTCATCTGCTCGGGCAACTCCGCCCGCTCACTTTTTGCCGAGGCGCTTCTGCGCGACCTGGGTAAAGGTAAGTTCAACGCCTTTTCCGCCGGCACCCATCCCAGCACTGGCCCGAACCCCTTTGCGTTGGAGGTTCTGAAGCGGAACGGACACGATACGACGGAACTCCGCTCAAAGGATGTGAAAGAGTACCAGCAAAGCGACGCCCCGGTGATGGATTTCGTGTTTACCGTCTGCGACACATCGGCCGCCGAAGAATGCCCGCCCTGGCCCGGCCAGCCGATCACCGGCCATTGGGGCCTGCCCGACCCGGTGAAGGCGCAGGGAACGGATGCCGAGAAAGCACTGACCTTCGCGCAGACCTATGGCGCTTTGCGGCACCGCATTTCTACCTTTGTGGAATTGCCAATCGCCAGCCTGGACCGGCTGTCATTGCAAAGCCGCGTCGATGAAATCGGCACCGAAGCTGATGAGAAAGCCTGA
- a CDS encoding ArsJ-associated glyceraldehyde-3-phosphate dehydrogenase: protein MTRIALNGLGRIGKLVLRDLIDSGAGGEIVLLNDPAGDAEQHALLMEFDSVHGRWQTPVSATDDGLMLNGKSVRLTHEKAIDALPLTELGVDLVIDCTGVFKTAAKVAPYYAAGVKKVVVSAPVKDGGALNLVYGVNHHLYDGSQNLVTAASCTTNCLAPVVKVIHENIGIRHGSITTIHDVTNTQTIVDRPAKDMRRARSALTNLIPTTTGSATAITLIYPELKGRLNGHAVRVPLLNASLTDCVFEVERETTVEEVNALFKAASEDPLKGILGFETRPLVSGDFTNDRRSSIIDGPSTMVVNGTQVKIYAWYDNEWGYACRLADITRMIAGSL, encoded by the coding sequence ATGACACGAATAGCGCTCAACGGCCTAGGCCGGATCGGCAAGCTGGTCCTGCGTGACCTGATCGACAGCGGCGCGGGCGGCGAGATCGTCCTGCTGAACGATCCTGCCGGCGATGCCGAACAACACGCTTTGCTGATGGAATTTGACAGTGTGCATGGTCGCTGGCAGACGCCTGTATCTGCGACCGACGACGGGTTGATGTTGAACGGAAAGAGCGTTCGGCTGACGCATGAAAAGGCGATTGATGCCCTTCCCCTGACAGAGCTTGGGGTCGACCTCGTGATAGATTGCACCGGCGTTTTCAAGACCGCTGCAAAGGTTGCACCCTACTATGCGGCTGGCGTGAAAAAGGTGGTCGTCAGCGCGCCCGTCAAGGATGGCGGTGCGCTGAACCTTGTCTATGGCGTGAACCATCACCTTTACGACGGCTCGCAGAACCTCGTGACTGCTGCATCCTGCACGACGAACTGTCTTGCGCCGGTGGTCAAGGTCATCCACGAAAATATCGGCATTCGTCACGGCTCCATCACGACGATCCATGATGTGACCAATACCCAGACCATCGTCGACCGTCCGGCCAAGGATATGCGGCGTGCACGCTCTGCCCTGACCAATCTGATCCCGACGACAACAGGTTCCGCCACGGCGATCACGCTTATCTATCCGGAACTGAAAGGCAGGCTGAACGGACATGCCGTGAGGGTGCCTTTGCTGAACGCGTCATTGACCGACTGCGTTTTCGAGGTCGAGCGCGAAACCACCGTCGAAGAGGTCAACGCCTTGTTCAAGGCCGCATCTGAAGACCCGTTGAAGGGTATTCTCGGCTTCGAAACGCGGCCGCTGGTATCGGGCGACTTCACCAATGATCGCCGCTCATCCATCATTGATGGCCCTTCGACGATGGTGGTCAATGGCACGCAGGTAAAGATCTACGCCTGGTATGATAACGAGTGGGGCTATGCCTGCCGCCTGGCCGATATCACCCGCATGATTGCGGGGTCGTTGTGA
- a CDS encoding universal stress protein → MSDEPKKIVALVDGSVYSASVCQYAAWLSGRTSAPVELIHVLGRREVAATDDHSGAIALGARSALLEKLASLDAERAKLIGQRGRAVLDDARQIVEQAGLSDITTRLRHGDLLETVAAAEPDARAIIIGKRGEAADFAKGHLGSNLERIVRATRKPVLVASRSFRAVSKVLVAYDGGESARKVLDHIATSPTFKGLSLHLVTVGSENADVKAALTEAAAALKAAGLEAETLIVPGQPETALAKLVDEAGYDMLMMGAYGHSRIRSLIIGSTTTAMIRSCKVPVVLMR, encoded by the coding sequence ATGTCGGATGAACCAAAGAAGATCGTCGCGCTTGTTGACGGATCTGTCTACTCTGCCAGCGTGTGCCAGTATGCTGCGTGGCTGTCGGGCCGGACATCTGCGCCGGTGGAACTGATCCACGTCCTTGGCCGGAGAGAGGTCGCCGCGACGGACGATCATTCCGGGGCGATTGCATTGGGCGCCCGCAGCGCACTTCTGGAAAAGCTGGCCAGCCTCGATGCGGAACGTGCCAAGCTTATTGGCCAGCGGGGCCGCGCGGTGCTGGACGACGCGCGGCAGATTGTGGAACAGGCCGGGCTTTCCGATATAACCACGCGTTTGCGGCACGGTGATCTTCTGGAAACCGTTGCAGCCGCAGAGCCAGATGCAAGGGCCATCATCATCGGAAAGCGCGGCGAGGCGGCAGATTTCGCGAAGGGCCACCTGGGATCGAATCTGGAACGTATCGTTCGCGCGACCCGCAAGCCGGTTCTGGTCGCGTCCCGCTCTTTCCGGGCGGTATCAAAGGTTCTCGTCGCTTATGACGGTGGGGAATCCGCCAGAAAAGTGCTGGATCACATCGCCACAAGCCCGACCTTCAAGGGTCTGAGCCTTCATCTGGTGACGGTCGGTTCCGAAAACGCGGACGTAAAGGCGGCACTGACCGAAGCGGCCGCGGCCCTGAAAGCCGCCGGTCTGGAAGCCGAGACGCTGATCGTGCCGGGACAGCCGGAAACCGCACTGGCGAAGCTGGTGGATGAGGCGGGATATGACATGCTGATGATGGGCGCCTATGGCCATTCGCGTATACGCAGCCTGATCATCGGATCGACAACGACTGCGATGATCCGTTCGTGCAAGGTGCCGGTGGTCCTGATGCGCTGA
- a CDS encoding ATP phosphoribosyltransferase regulatory subunit, with protein sequence MVNKSAKQAIGQRLLSAFRDAGAVEVAPDILLDAATLLDLYGEDIRARAYVTSDPVRGEVALRPDFTVPVVRMHMQEGAEPARYCYLGEVFRKQDHGETRPENPRENEYLQAGFEIFAHEPSADAEVFALFHRLLSPYGLQATMGDMDILLDAVRALPVSQARRDALLHHIWRPIRFSRLMARFSAPAEYRHLPEVTAPWNGLRTGTEMETRIATLKAEARETPLPAEWSDRLTRLFSVDAPAPDALDALRQLTEEIPAISDAVDRLAQRLDQLEKRDIDPTTIRFAASHGRETMEYYDGMTFTFTAEQTDWPPVASGGRYDALTAQLGAGRAIPAVGGIIRPGLLAEMEDAC encoded by the coding sequence ATGGTAAACAAATCGGCAAAGCAGGCCATCGGTCAAAGGCTGCTTTCGGCCTTCCGGGACGCCGGCGCGGTTGAGGTCGCACCCGATATCCTGCTGGATGCGGCAACCCTGCTGGATCTGTATGGCGAGGATATCCGTGCGCGGGCCTATGTCACCAGCGACCCGGTCCGTGGCGAAGTGGCCCTTCGCCCCGATTTCACCGTGCCGGTCGTTCGTATGCATATGCAGGAAGGGGCGGAACCCGCGCGCTACTGCTATCTGGGCGAGGTATTCCGCAAACAGGACCACGGCGAAACCCGCCCCGAAAACCCACGGGAGAATGAATATCTGCAGGCCGGGTTCGAGATATTCGCCCACGAACCTTCCGCTGATGCCGAGGTCTTCGCCCTGTTTCATCGCTTGCTGTCCCCCTATGGCCTGCAAGCCACGATGGGTGATATGGATATTCTTCTTGACGCCGTTCGCGCCTTACCCGTGTCGCAGGCGCGACGCGACGCCCTGCTGCACCACATCTGGCGCCCTATCCGCTTCTCACGCCTGATGGCGCGTTTCTCTGCCCCCGCGGAATACCGCCACCTGCCAGAGGTCACGGCCCCCTGGAACGGGCTTAGGACAGGAACCGAAATGGAAACGCGGATCGCAACGCTGAAGGCCGAAGCGCGCGAAACGCCCCTGCCCGCCGAATGGAGTGACCGGCTGACGCGCCTTTTCAGCGTCGATGCTCCGGCACCCGATGCCTTGGACGCTTTGCGCCAGTTGACCGAAGAAATCCCCGCCATCTCCGATGCAGTAGACCGTCTGGCACAGCGGCTGGATCAGCTGGAAAAGCGGGACATCGACCCGACGACAATCCGGTTTGCGGCCAGCCATGGTCGCGAAACGATGGAATATTACGACGGCATGACCTTCACCTTCACCGCCGAACAAACCGACTGGCCCCCGGTCGCCTCGGGCGGCCGCTATGACGCACTGACCGCACAGCTGGGCGCGGGCCGGGCCATCCCGGCCGTCGGAGGCATCATCCGTCCGGGCCTGCTGGCAGAGATGGAGGACGCATGCTGA
- the proS gene encoding proline--tRNA ligase produces the protein MRLSRYFLPVLKEDPKEAQIVSHRLMLRAGMVKQQAAGIYSWLPLGQKVLRRIEQIVHEEQQRAGHIPVLMPTLQSADLWRESGRYDAYGEELLRITDRHKRDMLYGPTNEEMITDIFRSHVNSYKDLPLTLYHIQWKFRDEVRPRFGVMRGREFLMKDGYNFDLTKEDALHAYNRHLVTYLRTYERMGLQAIPMRADSGPIGGDDTHEFLVLAETGESEVFYDSEITDLKFGDREIDYDSVEECRAVLEEFTSRYARTDETHDEAAFNQVPEERRRTARGIEVGQIFYFGTKYSEPMGATVVGPDGQRTPVHMGSHGIGVSRLVGAIIEASHDEKGIVWPEGVTPFHVGIVNLKQGDSSVDSACEAMYRDLKSKGFDVLYDDRDERAGAKFATMDLIGLPWRITVGPRGLQSNKVELTSRKTGESEELSPTDAIARLENIYQPIFDAGN, from the coding sequence ATGCGTCTTTCGCGTTATTTCCTGCCCGTTCTCAAAGAGGACCCTAAAGAGGCCCAGATCGTCAGCCACCGGTTGATGCTGCGTGCCGGGATGGTCAAGCAGCAGGCGGCGGGGATCTATTCGTGGTTGCCGCTGGGCCAAAAGGTGCTGCGCCGCATCGAACAGATCGTGCATGAGGAACAGCAGCGCGCCGGGCATATCCCTGTGCTGATGCCGACCCTGCAATCGGCGGATCTGTGGCGCGAGAGCGGCCGCTATGATGCCTATGGCGAGGAATTGCTGCGTATCACCGATCGCCACAAGCGTGACATGCTGTATGGCCCGACCAATGAAGAGATGATTACGGACATCTTCCGGTCGCATGTGAACAGCTATAAGGACCTGCCGCTGACGCTGTATCACATCCAGTGGAAGTTCCGCGACGAGGTCCGCCCGCGCTTCGGCGTGATGCGCGGGCGTGAGTTCCTGATGAAGGATGGCTACAACTTCGACCTGACCAAGGAAGATGCGCTCCACGCCTATAACCGGCATCTGGTGACCTATCTGCGCACCTATGAACGCATGGGCCTTCAGGCCATTCCGATGCGGGCTGACAGCGGTCCGATTGGCGGGGATGACACGCATGAATTCCTCGTGCTGGCCGAGACCGGAGAGTCCGAAGTTTTCTATGACAGCGAGATCACCGATCTGAAATTCGGCGACCGCGAGATCGATTATGACAGCGTCGAGGAATGCCGCGCCGTGCTGGAAGAGTTTACGTCCCGCTACGCGCGAACGGATGAGACACATGACGAAGCCGCGTTCAATCAGGTTCCCGAAGAGCGCCGCCGCACGGCCCGCGGTATCGAGGTCGGGCAGATCTTCTATTTCGGCACCAAGTATTCGGAACCGATGGGGGCAACGGTCGTCGGACCGGATGGGCAACGGACGCCGGTTCATATGGGCAGCCACGGCATCGGCGTCAGCCGTCTTGTCGGCGCCATTATCGAGGCAAGCCATGACGAAAAAGGGATCGTCTGGCCTGAAGGCGTGACCCCTTTCCATGTTGGCATCGTGAACCTGAAGCAGGGTGATTCTTCGGTCGATTCGGCTTGCGAGGCGATGTATCGGGACCTGAAATCGAAAGGTTTCGACGTTCTCTATGACGATCGCGACGAACGCGCGGGCGCCAAGTTCGCGACGATGGACCTGATCGGCCTGCCCTGGCGGATCACGGTCGGACCGCGTGGGTTGCAGTCAAACAAGGTTGAACTGACGTCACGCAAAACCGGCGAATCCGAAGAGCTGTCGCCCACCGACGCCATCGCGCGTCTGGAAAATATCTATCAGCCCATCTTTGACGCGGGCAACTGA